A window of the Verrucomicrobiia bacterium genome harbors these coding sequences:
- a CDS encoding SWIB/MDM2 domain-containing protein: MAKGSALSKPLSLSPELEAVVGKGPMARSEVVKKLWEYIKSKKLQDSKNKRNINADDKLKVVFGGKGVVNMFEMTKLVSKHLK; the protein is encoded by the coding sequence ATGGCAAAAGGGTCAGCGCTTTCCAAGCCCCTGAGTCTCAGTCCCGAACTTGAAGCGGTTGTGGGGAAGGGCCCCATGGCTCGCAGCGAAGTGGTGAAGAAGCTTTGGGAATACATCAAGTCCAAGAAACTCCAGGATTCGAAGAACAAGCGGAACATCAACGCGGATGATAAGCTGAAGGTCGTCTTCGGCGGCAAGGGCGTTGTGAACATGTTCGAAATGACGAAGCTTGTCTCGAAGCACCTGAAGTAA
- the nrdR gene encoding transcriptional regulator NrdR has translation MRCPFCKHENDKVIDSRTADEGLAIRRRRECVNCNRRYTTYERLEEISLYLIKKDQRREPYDRKKALDGVMKACGKRPVSLADQEKIIDDMEKFLHEKYEKEVPSSAVGEFIMKRLAKVDQVAYVRFASVYREFQDVSHFMKELKSLLAKGERQPV, from the coding sequence ATGCGCTGCCCCTTTTGCAAGCACGAGAACGATAAGGTTATCGATTCCCGCACCGCAGACGAGGGGCTTGCCATTCGCCGGCGCCGGGAATGCGTGAACTGCAACCGCCGGTATACGACCTACGAACGCCTGGAGGAAATCTCCCTCTACCTCATCAAGAAAGACCAGCGCCGCGAACCGTACGACCGGAAGAAGGCGCTCGACGGCGTCATGAAGGCCTGCGGCAAGCGTCCCGTATCCCTGGCTGACCAGGAAAAGATCATCGATGACATGGAGAAATTTCTTCACGAGAAGTACGAAAAGGAAGTCCCGTCTTCGGCCGTAGGGGAGTTCATCATGAAGCGGCTGGCCAAAGTGGACCAGGTCGCTTACGTGCGGTTTGCGAGCGTTTACCGCGAGTTTCAGGACGTCAGCCACTTCATGAAGGAATTGAAGTCGCTTCTGGCCAAAGGCGAGAGGCAGCCGGTCTGA
- the glyA gene encoding serine hydroxymethyltransferase — translation MKTDTKTHSYLREQDPEIYKAVAEEVRRQNENIELIASENFTSLAVMEAAGTLLTNKYAEGYPAKRWYGGCENVDTVETLAIERAKKLFGAEHANVQPHSGTSANIAVFMAVLETGSKILAMDLSHGGHLSHGHKMNFSGKFYDIVSYGVSEKDERIDYDNLEKLALEHKPKMILLGASAYPRIIDFKRGREIADKCGALLMADIAHFAGLVVSGHHPNPMPYCDIVTTTTHKTLRGPRSGLILCREAYAKAIDSAVFPGIQGGPLMHIIAAKAVAFKEALQPEYKQYCGQIVKNAKALAEAMAARGYRLVSGGTDNHLMLVDVTVKGMNGKEVQDLLDRVKITVNKNMIPFDKQSPFKGSGVRLGTPAVTTRGMKEPEMKEIAGLIDEAITGRESEAKLADIRTRVEKLTARFPLYPDLGEKYR, via the coding sequence ATGAAAACCGACACTAAGACCCATTCCTACCTGCGGGAGCAGGACCCGGAAATCTACAAGGCCGTGGCCGAAGAGGTTCGCCGGCAGAACGAGAATATCGAGCTGATCGCGAGCGAGAACTTCACGTCGCTGGCCGTCATGGAAGCCGCGGGCACGCTGCTGACCAATAAGTACGCCGAAGGATATCCGGCCAAGCGCTGGTACGGCGGCTGTGAGAACGTGGACACCGTGGAAACGCTGGCCATCGAGCGCGCCAAGAAACTCTTCGGCGCCGAGCACGCGAATGTCCAGCCGCATTCCGGCACCTCTGCCAACATCGCCGTCTTCATGGCCGTCCTCGAAACCGGCTCCAAAATCCTGGCCATGGACCTTTCGCACGGCGGACATTTGTCGCACGGCCACAAGATGAATTTTTCGGGCAAGTTCTACGACATCGTCTCCTATGGCGTCAGCGAAAAAGACGAGCGCATCGACTACGATAATCTCGAAAAGCTCGCGCTCGAGCACAAGCCCAAGATGATCCTGCTCGGCGCTTCGGCGTATCCGCGCATCATCGATTTCAAAAGGGGACGCGAGATTGCGGACAAATGCGGCGCGCTGCTCATGGCCGACATCGCGCATTTCGCGGGCCTTGTGGTCAGCGGCCATCATCCGAATCCCATGCCGTACTGCGACATCGTCACGACCACGACGCACAAAACGCTGCGCGGTCCGCGCTCGGGCCTGATCCTTTGCCGCGAGGCGTATGCCAAGGCCATCGACTCCGCCGTTTTTCCCGGCATTCAGGGCGGCCCGCTCATGCACATCATCGCGGCCAAGGCGGTTGCTTTTAAAGAAGCGCTGCAGCCCGAATACAAACAATACTGCGGCCAGATCGTGAAAAACGCGAAGGCGCTTGCCGAAGCCATGGCCGCGCGCGGCTACCGGCTTGTTTCCGGCGGCACGGACAATCACCTCATGCTCGTCGACGTCACGGTGAAGGGCATGAACGGCAAAGAAGTGCAGGACCTGCTCGACCGCGTGAAGATCACGGTCAACAAAAACATGATTCCCTTCGACAAGCAGTCGCCCTTCAAAGGCTCGGGCGTGCGCCTGGGAACGCCGGCCGTCACCACGCGCGGCATGAAGGAACCCGAAATGAAGGAAATCGCGGGCCTGATCGACGAGGCCATCACCGGCCGTGAAAGCGAAGCCAAGCTGGCCGATATCCGCACCCGCGTCGAAAAACTGACGGCGCGCTTTCCTTTGTATCCGGACCTTGGAGAGAAGTACCGCTAA
- the rpiB gene encoding ribose 5-phosphate isomerase B gives MPKIAFACDHRGFDLKQEVFALLKRLGYDVADCGTNSAESCDYPDPMFCAGEKVASGECVKAIGICHSGIGSTIAANKVKGVRAALCHTEEQARLSRQHNDANMLVLGSGIAKKEDIEGIITTWLNTSFEGGRHERRVHKIREYENRH, from the coding sequence ATGCCTAAAATCGCGTTTGCCTGTGATCACCGTGGATTTGATCTGAAGCAAGAGGTCTTTGCCCTTCTCAAGCGCCTGGGCTATGATGTGGCCGACTGCGGCACGAATTCGGCCGAGTCCTGCGATTATCCGGACCCCATGTTCTGCGCGGGGGAGAAGGTGGCGAGCGGGGAGTGTGTGAAGGCCATCGGCATCTGCCACAGCGGTATCGGCAGTACGATCGCGGCCAATAAAGTGAAAGGCGTGCGCGCGGCGCTCTGCCACACCGAAGAGCAGGCCCGGCTCTCGCGCCAGCACAACGACGCGAACATGCTGGTGCTCGGCTCGGGCATCGCGAAAAAAGAAGACATCGAAGGCATTATTACAACGTGGCTTAATACATCGTTCGAGGGAGGCAGACATGAGCGCCGTGTTCACAAAATCCGAGAATATGAAAACCGACACTAA